The following coding sequences are from one Eptesicus fuscus isolate TK198812 chromosome 7, DD_ASM_mEF_20220401, whole genome shotgun sequence window:
- the ZC3H7B gene encoding zinc finger CCCH domain-containing protein 7B: MERQRRKADIEKGLQFIQSTLPLKQEEYEAFLLKLVQNLFAEGNDLFREKDHKQALVQYMEGLNVADYAASDQVHLPQELLCKLHVNRAACYFTMGLYEKALEDSEKALSLDGENIRALFRKARALNELGRHKEAYECSSRCSLALPHDESVTQLGQELAQKLGLRVRKAYKRPQELETFSLLSNGTAAGVAEQGPSNGPGSIDDIETDCYMDLQGSPALLPTPPTMPLFPHVLDLLAPLEGSSRALPSTEGLDDFSDGDVFGPELDTLLDSLSLVQGGLPGSGVPSELPQLIPVFPGGTPLLPPVVGGSIPVSSPLPPASFGLVMDPSKKLAASVLDALDPPGSALDSLELLPYSETRLDALDSFGSTRGSLDKPSSFMEDTNSQDQRPPSGTQKPAASPEPSMPNTALLIKNPLAATHEFKQACQLCYPKTGPRAGDYTYREGLEHKCKRDILLGRLRSSEDQTWKRIRPRPTKTSFVGSYYLCKDMINKQDCKYGDNCTFAYHQEEIDVWTEERKGTLNRDLLFDPLGGVKRGSLTIAKLLKEHQGIFTFLCEICFDSKPRIISKGTKDSPSVCSNLAAKHSFYNNKCLVHIVRSTSLKYSKIRQFQEHFQFDVCRHEVRYGCLREDSCHFAHSFIELKVWLLQQYSGMTHEDIVQESKKYWQQMEAHVGKASSSLGAPRTHGPSTFDLQMKFVCGQCWRNGQVVEPDKDLKYCSAKARHCWTKERRVLLVMSKAKRKWVSVRPLPSIRNFPQQYDLCIHAQNGRKCQYVGNCSFAHSPEERDMWTFMKENKILDMQQTYDMWLKKHNPGKPGEGTPISSREGEKQIQMPTDYADIMMGYHCWLCGKNSNSKKQWQQHIQSEKHKEKVFTSDSDASGWAYRFPMGEFRLCDRLQKGKACPDGDKCRCAHGQEELNEWLDRREVLKQKLAKARKDMLLCPRDDDFGKYNFLLQEDGTAGAAPEAPAAATVPGE; encoded by the exons ATGGAGAGGCAGAGACGGAAGGCGGACATCGAGAAGGGGCTGCAGTTCATCCA GTCGACACTACCCCTAAAGCAAGAAGAATATGAG gcctttCTGCTCAAGCTGGTGCAGAACCTGTTTGCCGAGGGCAACGACCTGTTCCGGGAGAAGGACCACAAGCAGGCGCTGGTGCAGTACATGGAGGGGCTGAACGTGGCCGACTACGCCGCCTCCGACCAGGTGCACCTGCCCCAGGAGCTGCTGTGCAAGCTGCACGTCAACAGGGCCGCCTGCTACTTCACCATG GGCCTGTATGAGAAGGCGCTGGAGGACAGCGAGAAGGCGCTGAGCCTGGACGGCGAGAACATCCGGGCGCTGTTCCGCAAGGCGCGCGCCCTCAACGAGCTGGGACGCCACAAGGAGGCCTATGAgtgcagcagccgctgctcgctcGCCCTGCCCCAC GATGAAAGCGTCACCCAGCTGGGTCAGGAGCTGGCtcagaagctggggctgcgagttCGGAAGGCGTATAAGAGGCCCCAG GAACTGGAAACCTTTTCTCTGCTCAGTAACGGCACTGCGGCTGGTGTGGCAGAACAG GGACCCTCCAACGGACCGGGCTCCATCGATGACATCGAGACAG actGCTACATGGACCTGCAAGGCTCcccggccctcctccccaccccccccacgaTGCCCCTGTTCCCCCATGTGCTGGACCTGCTGGCGCCCCTGGAAGGCAGCAGCAGGGCGCTGCCCAGCACCGAGGGCCTGGACGACTTCTCCGACGGGGACGTCTTTGGTCCGGAGCTGGACACCCTTCTGGACTCACTG TCCCTGGTCCAGGGCGGCCTGCCTGGCAGCGGTGTGCCCAGCGAGCTGCCCCAGCTGATACCCGTGTTCCCCGGCGGGACCCCGCTGCTGCCACCGGTGGTGGGTGGGTCCATCCCCgtctccagccccctgccccccgcctcctTTGGCCTCGTCATGGACCCCTCCAAGAAGCTGGCTGCCTCCGTGCTGGATGCCCTTGACCCCCCGGGCTCCGCGTTGGACTCCCTGGAACTGCTGCCCTACTCAGAGACCCGCCTGGACGCCTTGGACAGCTTCGGGTCAACCCGGGGCTCCCTGGACAAGCCCAGCTCCTTCATGG AGGACACCAACTCACAGGACCAGCGTCCCCCCAGCGGTACTCAGAAACCAGCCGCCTCG CCGGAGCCCTCCATGCCCAACACCGCCTTGCTCATCAAGAACCCCTTGGCTGCCACCCACGAGTTCAAGCAGGCCTGCCAGCTCTGCTACCCCAAAACAG gcCCCAGGGCCGGCGACTACACCTACCGCGAGGGCCTTGAGCACAAGTGCAAGCGGGACATCCTGCTCGGCCGGCTCCGGAGCTCCGAGGACCAGACCTGGAAGCGGATCCGGCCCCGGCCCACCAAGACCAGCTTCGTGGGCTCCTACTACCTGTGCAAAG ACATGATTAACAAGCAGGACTGTAAGTACGGGGATAACTGCACCTTCGCCTACCATCAGGAGGAGATCGACGTGTGGACCGAGGAGCGGAAGGGCACCCTCAACCGCGACCTGCTCTTCGACCCGCTGGGGGGCGTCAAGCGCGGCAGCCTCACCATCGCCAAGCTCCTCAAGGAGCACCAGGGCATCTTCACCTTCCTCTGCGAG ATCTGCTTTGACAGTAAACCCCGGATCATCAGCAAAGGCACAAAGGACTCTCCATCCGTCTGCTCCAACCTGGCTGCCAAGCACAGCTTTTATAACAACAA gtgCCTGGTGCACATCGTCCGCTCCACCTCCCTCAAGTACTCCAAGATCCGCCAGTTCCAGGAGCACTTCCAGTTCGACGTGTGCCGCCACGAGGTGCGCTACGGCTGCCTGCGGGAAGACAGCTGCCACTTCGCCCACAGCTTCATCGAGCTCAAAGTCTGGCTGCTGCAGCAGTACTCAG GCATGACCCACGAAGACATCGTCCAGGAATCCAAGAAATACTGGCAGCAGATGGAGGCCCACGTGGGGAAGGCCAGCAGCAGCTTG GGTGCCCCGCGGACACATGGGCCCAGCACCTTTGACCTGCAGATGAAGTTCGTGTGTGGCCAGTGCTGGAGGAACGGGCAGGTGGTGGAGCCTGACAAAGACCTCAAGTACTGCAGTGCCAAGGCCCGGCACTG CTGGACCAAGGAGCGGCGGGTCCTGCTGGTGATGTCCAAGGCCAAGAGGAAGTGGGTGTCAGTGAGGCCACTGCCCTCCATTCGCAACTTCCCACAGCAATACGAC CTCTGCATCCACGCGCAGAACGGCCGCAAGTGCCAGTACGTGGGGAACTGCTCCTTCGCACACAGCCCCGAGGAGCGGGACATGTGGACCTTCATGAAGGAGAACAAGA TCCTGGACATGCAGCAGACCTACGACATGTGGCTGAAGAAGCACAACCCGGGGAAGCCGGGGGAAGGCACCCCCATCAGCTCCCGGGAAGGGGAGAAGCAGATCCAGATGCCCACGGACTACGCCGACATCATG ATGGGCTACCACTGCTGGCTCTGCGGCAAGAACAGCAACAGCAagaagcagtggcagcagcacatCCAGTCCGAGAAGCACAAGGAGAAGGTCTTCACGTCCGACAGCGACGCCAGCGGCTGGGCCTACCGCTTCCCCATGGGCGAGTTCCGGCTCTGCGACAG GCTCCAGAAGGGCAAGGCCTGCCCGGACGGGGACAAGTGCCGCTGCGCCCACGGGCAGGAGGAGCTCAACGAGTGGCTGGACCGGCGCGAGGTGCTGAAGCAGAAGCTGGCCAAGGCCCGCAAGGACATGCTTCTGTGTCCCCGGGACGACGACTTCGGCAAATACAACTTCCTGCTGCAGGAGGACGGCACCGCGGGCGCCGCCCCAgaagcccctgctgctgccacggtCCCCGGGGAGTAG